Proteins from a genomic interval of Streptomyces fodineus:
- a CDS encoding replication initiator has product MRRPLDLRHVISPGLRDLIELANTHDFDRVQEQVRNLRGCSSPVNLHGWTITTDQATKEVVRSYRSEDEPTGRLLTTCGNRRSSRCPACSRVYAADTYHLIKAGLSGGKNVAETVRDHPRAFVTLTAPSFGPVHRNTDSAGKPRRCRCGTQHADDDPALSTPLNPATYDYAGAVLWNAHAGQLWARFTTYLRRALAEHLGMTQKALNAALRVSFAKVAEYQKRGLVHFHAVIRFDGPDGHTTPPPAWATLDALKAAVGLAVKRARLTIESDSIGERVIAWGRRFKVDPITALGDGELTDSKVAGYVAKYATKNAEGAGTVDRTLMCRPCAGRGYVRGPDGFHDRCPDCDGTGQAEPIKALPIQQHVRQMIRTAWDLGHLPEFAELKLWKWAHMLGFRGHFSSKSRAYSTTLGALRNVRRAWRLAQAEAARAGHPTTDETTLVTASSWTYLSSGYRPGEEFLAAQVRHDLNEAERIKTEGEPWL; this is encoded by the coding sequence ATGCGCCGCCCCCTCGACCTGCGCCACGTCATCAGCCCCGGCCTGCGGGACCTGATCGAACTGGCCAACACCCACGACTTCGACCGCGTACAAGAGCAGGTCCGCAACCTGCGCGGCTGCTCCAGCCCGGTCAACCTCCACGGCTGGACGATCACCACCGACCAGGCCACCAAGGAAGTGGTCCGCTCCTACCGCTCCGAAGACGAACCCACCGGACGGCTGCTGACCACCTGCGGCAACCGCCGCTCCTCCCGCTGCCCCGCCTGCTCCCGCGTCTACGCCGCCGACACCTACCACCTGATCAAGGCCGGCCTCTCCGGCGGCAAGAACGTCGCCGAAACCGTCCGCGACCACCCCCGCGCCTTCGTCACCCTCACCGCCCCCTCCTTCGGCCCCGTCCACCGCAACACCGACAGCGCGGGCAAGCCCCGCCGCTGCCGCTGCGGCACCCAGCACGCCGACGACGACCCTGCCCTGAGCACCCCGCTGAACCCGGCCACCTACGACTACGCCGGGGCAGTGCTCTGGAACGCGCACGCCGGACAGCTCTGGGCACGCTTCACCACCTACCTGCGCCGCGCCCTGGCCGAACACCTCGGCATGACGCAGAAGGCGCTGAACGCCGCCCTGCGCGTCTCCTTCGCCAAGGTCGCCGAGTACCAAAAGCGCGGCCTGGTCCACTTCCACGCCGTGATCCGCTTCGACGGGCCCGACGGCCACACCACCCCGCCCCCGGCCTGGGCCACCCTCGACGCCCTCAAGGCCGCCGTGGGCCTGGCAGTCAAGCGCGCCCGGCTCACCATCGAATCCGACTCCATCGGCGAACGTGTCATCGCCTGGGGCCGCCGGTTCAAGGTCGACCCCATCACTGCCCTGGGCGACGGCGAACTCACAGACTCCAAGGTCGCCGGATACGTCGCCAAGTACGCCACCAAGAACGCTGAGGGCGCGGGAACCGTGGACCGCACCCTGATGTGCCGCCCCTGCGCCGGACGCGGGTACGTACGCGGCCCCGACGGCTTCCACGACCGGTGTCCCGACTGCGACGGCACCGGACAGGCGGAACCCATCAAGGCCCTGCCCATCCAGCAGCACGTACGGCAGATGATCCGTACCGCCTGGGACCTCGGCCACCTGCCGGAGTTCGCCGAACTCAAGCTCTGGAAGTGGGCTCACATGCTCGGCTTCCGCGGCCACTTCTCCAGCAAGTCCCGCGCCTACTCCACCACCCTCGGCGCCCTCCGCAACGTACGCCGCGCCTGGCGCCTCGCCCAAGCCGAAGCCGCCCGCGCCGGCCACCCCACCACCGACGAGACCACCCTCGTCACCGCCTCCTCCTGGACCTACCTCAGCAGCGGCTACCGCCCCGGCGAAGAATTCCTCGCCGCTCAGGTCCGCCACGACCTCAACGAAGCCGAACGCATCAAGACCGAAGGAGAGCCCTGGCTGTGA
- a CDS encoding DUF2637 domain-containing protein — protein MSEDRITQRIVTVVMGIIAALAFVFSFGNVWALALRLGVPAPIAPLIAPMVDLSVVGLLVALRYLSLRGVPPEQMKAATRLMHVSGLLTLALNIAEPIVAEHYGRAAVDAVAPVLLLGWGAVGPQLLRSFHAVTTDAAAPAPVAETEPTHEPAPDPVTETEPAREPAPASTEPETAPTPAPPVTPVPAPVVAPGAPAPAVPVPAVKVPEPLLAEARSIAASHHAEHGEPITAAQLKRRLGIGLPMATALHAAL, from the coding sequence ATGTCTGAGGACCGGATCACCCAGCGCATCGTGACCGTGGTCATGGGCATCATCGCCGCCCTGGCGTTCGTCTTCTCCTTCGGCAACGTCTGGGCCCTGGCCCTGCGCCTGGGCGTCCCCGCCCCCATCGCACCCCTGATCGCCCCCATGGTTGACCTGTCGGTTGTCGGGCTCCTGGTCGCCCTGCGCTACCTCTCCCTAAGGGGCGTCCCGCCCGAGCAGATGAAGGCGGCCACCCGCCTCATGCACGTCTCCGGACTGCTGACCCTGGCCCTCAACATCGCCGAACCCATCGTCGCCGAGCACTACGGCCGCGCCGCCGTGGACGCCGTGGCCCCGGTGCTGCTCCTGGGCTGGGGAGCGGTCGGCCCGCAGCTCCTGCGCTCCTTCCACGCAGTCACCACCGATGCAGCCGCCCCGGCCCCGGTTGCCGAGACGGAACCGACCCACGAGCCCGCCCCGGACCCGGTCACCGAGACGGAGCCCGCCCGAGAGCCCGCCCCGGCGTCCACCGAACCGGAAACCGCCCCGACGCCTGCACCACCCGTCACGCCGGTACCCGCCCCGGTCGTCGCGCCCGGCGCCCCGGCGCCCGCCGTGCCTGTGCCTGCGGTCAAGGTGCCTGAGCCGCTGCTCGCCGAAGCACGCTCCATCGCCGCGTCCCACCACGCCGAGCACGGCGAACCCATCACGGCGGCCCAGCTCAAGCGGCGACTCGGCATCGGCCTGCCCATGGCCACCGCCCTCCACGCCGCCCTGTAG
- a CDS encoding FtsK/SpoIIIE domain-containing protein, which translates to MKDNDPTGGAFGYGLWVVGVALAVLVGWSVWWVVRYLRADAMTRQSIRQAVRVRRSWKRLAQMLKLCATDKMPTTLASLANTDGKPIKPRILVPALKVTHDAYGVIARASCLPGVGLEQYKKAAPHLSDAWRCTRVAVTQDEPGSVVIRGVRFDPLTLPTEHRPTGAVPEKVAQWELGVDEYAQPVSVDLRQVPGVTVAGLPGKGKTSLINRLLSDWAPAPWVQFACADGKVSAAYEGDYYAWVQRMFAFVGDDLEEANKLFQRLVDLRRKRHALIQAVLGAKSMWDVGPSEKWPLVVLIIDEAHTYFRDHKGRDERSKKLAALAAENARLVEDLVKKGRSVGILVILATQKSTGDAIPTFIRDVCPVSLSFAQKTAEAAVAALGEDIREWPDANPINLQDPAYVGVASMNHQSQPGFTRIRTPYVPDEWAEEIAHATNHLTSDPADLLPAVDLTKEDPDDDGSLSPVAA; encoded by the coding sequence ATGAAGGACAACGACCCGACCGGAGGGGCCTTCGGCTATGGCCTCTGGGTCGTCGGCGTGGCGCTGGCCGTGCTGGTCGGCTGGTCGGTGTGGTGGGTGGTCCGCTACCTGCGGGCCGATGCCATGACCCGGCAGTCCATCCGGCAGGCCGTGCGGGTGCGGCGGTCCTGGAAGCGGCTCGCGCAGATGCTGAAGCTGTGCGCCACGGACAAGATGCCGACCACGCTGGCCTCGCTGGCGAACACGGACGGCAAGCCCATCAAGCCCCGCATCCTGGTCCCCGCGCTGAAGGTCACGCATGACGCGTACGGGGTGATCGCGCGGGCGAGCTGCTTGCCCGGGGTCGGCCTGGAGCAGTACAAGAAGGCGGCCCCACATCTGTCGGACGCCTGGCGGTGCACGCGCGTGGCGGTCACCCAAGACGAGCCGGGATCAGTCGTCATCCGGGGCGTGCGGTTCGATCCGCTGACGTTGCCCACCGAGCATCGCCCCACGGGCGCGGTGCCGGAGAAGGTGGCGCAGTGGGAGCTGGGCGTGGACGAGTACGCGCAGCCGGTGTCCGTGGACCTGCGGCAGGTGCCTGGCGTGACCGTGGCCGGCCTTCCCGGCAAGGGCAAGACGTCGCTGATCAACCGTCTGTTGTCGGACTGGGCACCCGCGCCGTGGGTTCAGTTCGCCTGCGCAGACGGCAAGGTGTCGGCCGCGTACGAGGGTGACTACTACGCCTGGGTACAGCGCATGTTCGCCTTCGTCGGCGATGACCTCGAAGAGGCCAACAAGCTTTTCCAGCGGCTGGTGGACCTGCGGCGCAAGCGCCACGCCCTGATACAGGCAGTGCTCGGGGCCAAGTCCATGTGGGACGTGGGCCCGTCCGAGAAGTGGCCGCTGGTCGTGCTGATCATCGATGAGGCGCACACCTACTTCCGTGACCACAAGGGCAGGGATGAGCGGTCGAAGAAACTCGCCGCCCTCGCCGCCGAGAACGCCCGGCTCGTGGAAGACCTGGTCAAGAAGGGCCGCTCGGTGGGCATCCTCGTCATCCTCGCCACGCAGAAGAGCACGGGCGACGCCATCCCCACCTTCATCCGCGACGTGTGCCCCGTGAGCCTGAGCTTCGCACAGAAGACCGCCGAAGCTGCCGTGGCGGCCCTGGGGGAGGACATCCGGGAGTGGCCGGACGCCAACCCGATCAACCTTCAGGACCCGGCCTATGTCGGCGTCGCCTCGATGAACCACCAGTCGCAGCCCGGCTTCACCCGCATCCGCACGCCGTACGTGCCGGACGAGTGGGCGGAGGAGATCGCGCACGCCACCAACCACCTGACCTCCGACCCGGCCGACCTGCTCCCCGCTGTCGACCTCACCAAGGAGGACCCGGACGACGACGGTTCCCTGTCGCCTGTGGCGGCCTGA
- a CDS encoding GntR family transcriptional regulator produces the protein MTPAREKKPDRRPPYQHAADELRREIKQGRFKPGQQMPSVRELQERFGVANMTARSALNVLRDEGLIYTIHGRGSFVADIGDQTGGFTVDYTPPAWYLANTKGQPHDEAESEVKDGGPDDQTAGTSLIKLLADLRDEIRALSAEHQELRREVDALKKAQQQRS, from the coding sequence ATGACTCCCGCGCGTGAGAAGAAGCCCGACCGCCGGCCGCCGTATCAGCACGCCGCCGACGAGCTTCGGCGCGAGATCAAGCAAGGTCGCTTCAAGCCCGGCCAGCAGATGCCGTCTGTACGCGAGCTACAAGAACGCTTCGGGGTCGCCAACATGACTGCCAGAAGCGCCCTGAACGTGCTGCGGGACGAAGGACTGATCTACACCATCCACGGCCGGGGCAGCTTCGTCGCCGATATCGGCGATCAAACGGGCGGGTTCACCGTCGACTACACCCCGCCCGCTTGGTATCTCGCCAACACCAAGGGTCAGCCACACGACGAAGCCGAGAGCGAGGTTAAGGACGGGGGGCCCGACGACCAGACCGCCGGGACCTCCCTCATCAAGCTACTGGCCGACCTGCGGGACGAAATTCGAGCCCTCAGCGCCGAGCATCAGGAACTCCGTCGAGAAGTCGACGCGCTGAAGAAGGCCCAGCAGCAGCGTTCCTGA